A genome region from Erigeron canadensis isolate Cc75 chromosome 3, C_canadensis_v1, whole genome shotgun sequence includes the following:
- the LOC122592572 gene encoding uncharacterized protein LOC122592572 — translation MAEYVAVRPFIKFPVHGNSITELSLCPQNRRNCYAGWGRSTKHVYKAGDFCFTNLKSNDYQKVKRMKCYCLGTLISTAGDSSAWIPVTDQVLLMASIFLTHMAGVVPADGPFTVSGSNKVSDNVASDGNSVSGSAMKNEKENEATLEFSWDTVKRKLSDSINAIENGTKLENEFTGSGQTAKQPSSLFAIAEGPRFRLMWASFQWLKNEVNNISRSTSTADLKNLQKVFSEILQRSSLSICTDWLKEELLLRNKRPIKEFPPLFDKLKGDDSVLQNVKKSGKEDLYTELVYILRFGSLSQECCYNNDFFASRGVSVLEDLVITLADGIASVYLELISVDSDMSNEMNSLGLNLCALSTRALQRLRNEISLNQWFVQNMDTVASMYEDRFDLRILQSRPIPESSKEKSETFGWLKNISVGKSRRLESPLSAAVITNVCVPVKRTKELRGLVGWRYYFSLYLEMADITMPFVRTLVAKVSDAVSFFLVCLIGRSLGLIYTGIRQSLRWK, via the exons GAACTGCTATGCTGGCTGGGGTAGATCTACAAAACACGTCTACAAGGCTGGTGACTTCTGCTTCACaaacttaaaatcaaatgattatCAGAAGGTGAAACGGATGAAGTGTTATTGTTTGGGAACTCTTATAAGTACAGCTGGTGATTCTTCTGCATGGATTCCTGTAACTGATCAAGTGCTTCTCATGGCAAGTATTTTTCTTACACACATGGCTGGAGTTGTACCTGCTGACGGGCCCTTTACAGTTTCTGGAAGCAACAAAGTGAGCGACAATGTGGCTTCTGACGGAAATTCCGTTTCTGGTAG TGCCATGAAGAATGAAAAGGAAAACGAGGCCACCTTAGAGTTCTCATGGGATACCGTGAAACGCAAACTTAGTGATTCCATAAATGCTATTGAAAACGGGACCAAACTTGAAAATGAATTTACGGGATCGGGACAAACTGCTAAGCAACCTTCAAGTCTATTTGCGATTGCAGAGGGTCCCAGATTTCGGTTGATGTGGGCTTCCTTTCAGTGGCTTAAAAATGAG GTGAACAATATCTCTAGGAGCACTTCTACTGCTGACTTGAAAAATTTGCAGAAGGTTTTTTCTGAAATCCTACAGAGATCGTCTTTGTCTATATGCACTGATTGGCTGAAAGAAGAGCTTTTGTTGAGAAATAAGAGACCCATTAAG GAATTCCCTCCTCTGTTTGACAAATTAAAAGGAGACGACTCTGTTCTACAAAACGTTAAAAAATCGGGCAAGGAGGATCTATATACCGAGCTAGTTTACATTCTTAGATTTGGTTCTCTTAG TCAGGAATGTTGTTATAATAATGACTTCTTTGCTTCTCGGGGGGTTTCTGTGCTGGAAGATCTGGTCATCACATTGGCTGATGGGATTGCAAGTGTTTATTTGGAGCTAATTTCTGTAGACAGTGACATGTCAAATGAAATGAACAGTCTGGGTTTAAATTTGTGCGCCTTGTCGACCCGAGCACTTCAGAGATTACGTAATGAG ATCTCACTGAACCAATGGTTTGTTCAGAATATGGACACGGTTGCATCCATGTATGAGGATCGATTTGACCTTCGTATACTCCAGAGTCGACCTATTCCAGAATCTAGCAAGGAAAAGTCTGAAACGTTTGGTTGGTTGAAGAATATTAGCGTAGGGAAGTCTAGACGCTTGGAGTCTCCTCTAAGTGCTGCTGTAATTACCAATGTTTGTGTACCTGTCAAGCGAACCAAAGAATTAAGGGGCCTAGTGGGGTG GAGGTACTACTTCAGTCTATACCTTGAAATGGCTGATATTACAATGCCTTTTGTAAGGACGCTTGTTGCCAAAGTTAGTGATGCTGTCTCTTTCTTTTTGGTTTGCTTGATTGGACGATCATTAGGACTCATCTACACTGGGATAAGGCAGTCACTGAGGTGGAAGTAA